Proteins from one Falco naumanni isolate bFalNau1 chromosome 2, bFalNau1.pat, whole genome shotgun sequence genomic window:
- the FAM181B gene encoding protein FAM181B, producing MAVPAALLSPHHLLSFCFPAAAGGLLGYADLEKGYEGGGGGEAGDFKEATRDLLSFIDSASSNIKLALDKPVKSKRKVNHRKYLQKQIKRCTGIIAAAPPPPPAPPPPAAASPPAACPAKPPPRREASQAASSLQSKSLAALFGSLQQGRGAAGGGEAAGGGGAAGGGGGGAGGPRKVPLRDRNLPPSFFTEPALPAAARGPPPAAKEPEKGGAEAAEFFELLGPEYGALLPEHAAPPDAFPGGGARLPAELGLEHGLYEAPLPLPAAHHPLLGGLLYPEPPWSPAGPCSPPKKAPPEALRPLYPAGGEPGPGGGGGEEPGGHLPAGFAPFFPECPLPAPQVPYDYGGGYPRAAYPGL from the coding sequence atGGCCGTGCCCGCCGCGCTGCTCAGCCCCCACCACCTCCTCTCCTTCTGcttccccgccgccgccggcggccTGCTGGGCTATGCCGACCTGGAGAAGGGCTAcgagggcggcggcgggggcgagGCGGGGGACTTCAAAGAAGCCACCCGGGACCTGCTGAGCTTCATCGACTCGGCCTCCAGCAACATCAAGCTGGCGCTGGACAAGCCGGTGAAGTCCAAGCGGAAGGTGAACCATAGGAAGTACCTGCAGAAGCAGATCAAGCGCTGCACCGGCATCAtagccgccgccccgccgccgccgcccgccccgccgccgcccgccgccgcctccccgcccgccgcctgccccgccaagcccccgccgcgccgggagGCCTCGCAGGCGGCCAGCAGCCTCCAGAGCAAGAGCCTGGCCGCCCTCTTcggctccctgcagcagggccgcggggcggcgggcggcggcgaggcggcgggcggcggcggggcggcgggcggcggcggcggcggggcgggcggcccgcgGAAGGTGCCGCTGCGGGACCGCAACCTGCCGCCCTCCTTCTTCACGGagccggcgctgcccgccgccgcccgcgggccgccgccggccgccaAGGAGCCGGAGAAGGGTGGCGCGGAGGCGGCCGAGTTCTTCGAGCTGCTGGGCCCCGAGTACGGCGCGCTGCTGCCCGAGCACGCCGCCCCGCCGGACGCCttccccggcggcggcgcccgccTGCCCGCCGAGCTGGGCCTGGAGCACGGCCTCTACGAGgcgccgctgccgctgcccgccgcccaCCACCCGCTGCTGGGCGGGCTGCTCTACCCCGAGCCGCCCTGGAGCCCGGCCGGGCCCTGCAGCCCGCCCAAGAAGGCGCCGCCCGAGGCGCTGCGCCCGCTGTACCCGGCCGGCGGGGAgccgggccccggcggcggcggcggcgaggaGCCCGGCGGGCACCTGCCGGCGGGGTTCGCCCCCTTCTTCCCCGAgtgcccgctgcccgccccgcaGGTGCCCTACGACTACGGCGGCGGCTACCCCCGCGCCGCCTACCCCGGCCTGTAG